ACCGTTGACGATCCGCTGAGCGAGTCCTTCGGCGATCGCAGTTTTTCCAACCCCAGGTTCTCCGATTAAGACCGGATTGTTTTTAGTGCGACGTGAAAGCACTTGAACCACCCGACGAATTTCGCCATCTCGCCCGATCACCGGATCGATCTTGCCTGCTTTGGCACGTTCTGTTAAATCTAAACCGAATTTTTCGAGAGCTGAGTAACGCGATTCTGGTGCTTGATCCATGACTTTTTGACTACCGCGAATGTCTCGAATTGCAGTATCAAGCCGAGCCGTATCGACATTAAAGCTGCGAAATAACTTCACTCCAAGGCGCGGGTCGATGGCAAAGGCTTGGATCAAGTGCTCGATCGAAATAAAGTCATCCTGCATCGAGGTGCGATTTGCTTCAGCACGATCGAGCATCGTATCGAGATATCGTCCTAAATAAAGTTGTTCTGCGCTGCCAACTTTCGGCTGACGGCGGGTAAATTCGTCCACCTGCTGCCAGAACCGATTCGCTTCGATGCCCGCTTTGCTTAAAATTTTTGCTGCTAAGCCATTCTCTTGCTCTAGCAGGCTAATAATTAAATGTTCAACTTCTAAGTTCTGGTGTCGATAGCGCCGCACGACATCTTGTGCCTGTACGATCGCTTCCCAGGCTTTATCTGTAAATTTGCTGGGGTCTGTGGGTTGCATTCCGGTAGTGTTTTGTCATCGCTCTTCTTGAAACTTCAATGTAGCAGTTCAGGCGAGTTCTTTCACAAACGTCTCATACAATCAGGCAGAAATCTTCTATTTGGTGTAAGGGTGTACCAGTTTGGTTTTCGTTTGTGAAAGTGTCATCAGACGATGAGGCCGCAGGTCATGGCTGAGGTAGCCGCTCACGCGCTCAATGTTCAGGTGGTACTCTTATTTTCTCTCAATTTAAAGAAATTCTGCATAAGAAATGGGAAAGGACGATTTATCCTTTCCCATTTCTTGCTTTTACAATACCCCCAAGGGAATTCGAATCCCTGTCGCCTCCGTGAAAGGGAGGTGTCCTAGGCCTCTAGACGATGGGGGCAGGCACTGGTGTCAGATTTGTGTTTGCAATCGACATTCACTAATGTAACGGACAGAACCAGGAATGTCAACCTCTAAATTCAAATTAAATTTTAGAGCTGTCCCCAAGGAATCGTGTTGAGCTAAAAGGCATAAGGATTAGCCACCCCTAGAACTGTCCCTTGAGGGAGACGTGCGATCGCAAAACCCACTACCGTAAATGACATACCATCTACCCACGCTAAAGGCTCGCGTCTTTAACTCCATGCTTCTGATCGACTTCATGCTATCGCCAAAAACTCGAAAAAACGATGGCGCTACTCCCCCCTGTGCCCCGACTCCTTCGTCTGAGTTTTCCGAGTCGCTAAAAGAAAAACCTTCCTCTGCCCATTCCCTTGTGGAGAACTCTAATCTTCTTTCGCAATCTGTACGATCGCGTTGTTTACCTTGGCTCGCTTCAATTGTTTATCCACTAGGGCGTTATCTGGTTCTGCCCGTCTATTTTCAACAGATCGAAGTCACGGGTCGAGAGCATTTCCCTACTAGGGGTCCGGTCATTATTGCTGCAACCCATCGATCGCGGTGGGATGCGTTGCTCGTACCCTGTGCAGTGGGTCAAGATATCACGGGTCGAGTGCTGCGATTTATGGTGACGGCAGACGAGATTAAAGGAATTCAAGGTTGGTTTATTCGACGGTTGGGTGGATTTCCAATCAATACACAGCATCCGACGATCGCGGCGCTGCGTCACAGCATCGAACTGCTACAGCAGCGTGAAGCATTAGTAATTTTCCCTGAAGGAAATATCTATCGTCAAGCGGCAGCTCTGAAGCCTGGACTGGCACGATTAGCGCTGCAAGCAGAAGCAAGTCAACCTGGATTAAACGTTCAGATTGTGCCGATTTCGATTCAATACAGCAAGCCTCTCGTTCCTTGGCGCACTGCTGTCAAAATTCACGTTTGTAATCCGATTCCTGTAGCTGAATATGTGTCGGAGCATCCGAAGCAGGGAGCAAAACGATTAACCGCAGATTTAGAGCGGATTCTGCGATCGCTTTCCATTTAGGGTCAAAAAAAGAGACGCTGTGAATTGCGTCTCTTTTCAAATTCTTTTGTGAGATTAACGACCGATGCCGATATAGCGGAAGCCTGCTTCTTCTAACACAGGTTGGTTGAGGAAGTTCCGGCCATCAATCAAGATAGGAGCGTTCATCAACTTCGCCATCTTGATGTAGTCGAGGGTGAGGAACTGCGACCATTCCGTTACCAATACCAGCGCATCGCAGCCATCTGCTAAGCGTTCTGCATCAGTTTCAACAATCACATCTGAAATACCATCGCGCATTCCACTTTGGGAAATGATGGGATCGTAAGCTTTTACTTTCGCGCCTAGACGAGTCAAGTTCTCGATTACATTCAGCGCTGGCGCATCCCGTAAATCATCGGTATCCGGTTTGAACGTCAAGCCTAAAAGCCCGATCGTTTTTCCTTTGAGAATCTTGAGCGCTTGCTGAAGTTTTTCAACCACAATCAGGCGCTGACGCTCATTGACGCTGACGGCTGCTTTAAGCAATTGCGTTTCGTAGCCGTAATCGTCCGCCGTGTGGATCAAAGCCGAGACATCTTTCGGGAAGCAGGAACCACCCCAGCCAAGACCCGCTTGCAGAAACTTGCCGCCAATCCGGGAATCAAGACCGATCCCTTTTGCCACTTGCATTACATCAGCACCCACGCGATCGCAGATGTTTGCGACTTCGTTGACAAAGCTGATCTTCGTTGCCAAAAATGCGTTCGCGGCATATTTGATCATCTCTGCCGAACTGAGGTCAGTGACCAATACTGGAACTGGAGGTGCAGACTTATCTTCGGCAAACTGACGCTCAACGATCGGGGTATAGAGTTCCTGCATCAGTTTGATCGGGCGATCGCTATTGTTGCTGCCAACGACGATGCGATCAGGGTTGAACGTATCGAACACAGCAGAGCCTTCGCGCAGAAACTCGGGATTGCTGACGACATCAAAGTCGTAATCGATCGTCAAAGCCTTTGTCGGAATTTCTTCACTGCCACCGACTCCAGCGAGAACAGGCTGTGCTTCAGCGCGTTGACGCTCTGCAATTCCATCGAGAACGAGCATTCTCACCCAGTCGCCAGATCCAATAGGAACAGTTGATTTATTCACAATCACTTTGTATCCGCCTTTCAGATTGGCACCGATGCCCCGCGCCACGGCTTCGACATAGCGTGTATCACTTTCCCCAGTCGGCAGCGCAGGCGTTCCAACCGCGATAAACAGAATTTGACCGTGCTCGACCCCAGCAGCGAGGTCGGTGGTGAACTCCAGTCGTCCCGCTTGAATCGAAGACTGCATAATTTCAGACAAACCCGGCTCAAAAATCGGCGATTGTCCAGCCTGCATCAACTTCACCTTTGCTTCGTTATTATCGACGCAAATCACATGATGACCAATGTGAGAGAGGCACGCACCCGTGACCAACCCAACGTAACCCGTTCCAATAACGCAGACACGCATAGTCTTAAACTCCTCAATCAAACAACTTGTAACCGGACTCGATATTCTTCCTTTCGTTTAGCATTCCCACCTGCAACGCCCTTTATTAATGCGTCACGATGCTTGCACCGCCCTCCGAGTTGACTCTAGCGGGGCTTCAGACACTTCCATCCGGCTGCGAAAATCAGCGATCGTGCGCTCTAGTCCTTCCTTCAGCGGGATCGTCGGTTGCCAGCCGAGATGCGTTTGAGCGCGAGTGATGTCGGGCTTGCGGCGGCGGGGATCGTCTTGGGGTAAGGGTTCAAATTTCAAAGCTGCATCAGGGTTGACCATTTCTTGCACGGCTTGAGCCAGTTGCAGAATGGTGTATTCTCCGGGATTTCCTAAGTTGACTGGGCCAATAAAATCGCCGTTCATCAAGCGATAAAGACCGTCAACCAAGTCAGAAACATAGCAGAAACTCCGCGTTTGAGAACCATCACCGTATACCGTTAGGGGATGACCTTTGAGCGCTTGCACAACAAAGTTGCTGACCACGCGACCATCGTTTTCGAGCATTCGCGGGCCGTAGGTGTTGAAAATGCGAGCAACGCGAATATCGACATCGTTTTGACGGTGATAGTCAAACGCGAGGGTTTCAGCGACTCGTTTGCCTTCGTCATAGCAACTGCGAATTCCGATCGGGTTGACATTGCCCCGATATTCTTCAGACTGGGGATGTACTTCGGGATCGCCATACACTTCGGAGGTCGAGGCAAGAAGGAATCTGGCTTTGATTCGCTTGGCTAAACCGAGCATGTTCAGCGTTCCCATCACGTTGATTTTGATTGTTTTGACGGGATTGTACTGATAGTGTACAGGCGATGCAGGACAGGCAAGGTGATAAATCTGATCGACTTCAAGCCGAATGGGTTCTGTAATGTCGTGGCGAATTAGTTCAAAATTGGGATTTCCTAGCCAGTGTTGAATATTGCGTTTGTGTCCGGTGTAGAAGTTATCGAGACAGAGAACTTCATGCCCCGTATTCATTAGACGATCGATCAAGTGGGAGCCAATAAAGCCCGCACCACCAGTAACAAGAATTCGCATAAGTCCAAAATTCGCGTAGATTGCAAACGAGCAAGGGTAGGAGTAGCTGTTACTCAAGAGATGAGTTGAGCAAATCCCCGTTTGCCAGAAGTGTACCCATTAAATTAACAGGCAGCACGACAGCAATCCGACCTGGAAAGGGGTGAGCTACGTCCGGGCTTTTCCCAGAAAGATAACAGAAACTTCCGGGATAGCACGCTTTATTAGATAGAGTTCATCGAATCTTCAACCGTTAAAACAAAAATTGCCCCTATTTCTGCGTAGGGGCAATCCGAAATTATGCTGAAACGTTTAGCTCTGTTCGTTTGACAACCGTAAAACCGCCATGAACGCTTCTTGGGGCACATCGACGGTTCCAATCGCCTTCATGCGTTTTTTACCTTTTGCTTGCTTTTGCAGCAGTTTTTTCTTTCGGGAGATGTCACCACCGTAGCATTTCGCCAAGACATCTTTCCGCAGAGCGGGAATATGTTCGCTGGCGATGACTTTGCTGCCGATCGCGGCTTGAATCGGAATTTTAAACTGATGACGGGGGATCAATTCGCGTAGCTTTTCAGTGAGAGCGCGCCCGACTCCGTAGGCTTTATCGCGGTGAACGATCGTGGCAAGTGAATCGACGGGATCACCGTTAATCAGAATGTCTAGCTTCACTAGAGCATTTTCGCGGTAGCCGATCAGTTGATACTCCATGCTGGCGTAACCGCGCGATCGCGACTTCATCTGATCAAAGAAATCGGTGACAACCTCTGCCAGTGGTAGTTCATAAATCAGCGTAGTGCGTCCGGGCGTGAGATACTTCATATCCTTGAAGACACCACGGCGATTTTGGCAGAGTTCCATCAATGTCCCAACATAGGTTTCGGGCGTGATGATATCGACTTGAACATAGGGTTCTTCGATTTTTTCG
The sequence above is a segment of the Cyanobacteria bacterium FACHB-DQ100 genome. Coding sequences within it:
- a CDS encoding SDR family oxidoreductase translates to MRILVTGGAGFIGSHLIDRLMNTGHEVLCLDNFYTGHKRNIQHWLGNPNFELIRHDITEPIRLEVDQIYHLACPASPVHYQYNPVKTIKINVMGTLNMLGLAKRIKARFLLASTSEVYGDPEVHPQSEEYRGNVNPIGIRSCYDEGKRVAETLAFDYHRQNDVDIRVARIFNTYGPRMLENDGRVVSNFVVQALKGHPLTVYGDGSQTRSFCYVSDLVDGLYRLMNGDFIGPVNLGNPGEYTILQLAQAVQEMVNPDAALKFEPLPQDDPRRRKPDITRAQTHLGWQPTIPLKEGLERTIADFRSRMEVSEAPLESTRRAVQAS
- a CDS encoding 1-acyl-sn-glycerol-3-phosphate acyltransferase; the protein is MLLIDFMLSPKTRKNDGATPPCAPTPSSEFSESLKEKPSSAHSLVENSNLLSQSVRSRCLPWLASIVYPLGRYLVLPVYFQQIEVTGREHFPTRGPVIIAATHRSRWDALLVPCAVGQDITGRVLRFMVTADEIKGIQGWFIRRLGGFPINTQHPTIAALRHSIELLQQREALVIFPEGNIYRQAAALKPGLARLALQAEASQPGLNVQIVPISIQYSKPLVPWRTAVKIHVCNPIPVAEYVSEHPKQGAKRLTADLERILRSLSI
- a CDS encoding UDP-glucose/GDP-mannose dehydrogenase family protein codes for the protein MRVCVIGTGYVGLVTGACLSHIGHHVICVDNNEAKVKLMQAGQSPIFEPGLSEIMQSSIQAGRLEFTTDLAAGVEHGQILFIAVGTPALPTGESDTRYVEAVARGIGANLKGGYKVIVNKSTVPIGSGDWVRMLVLDGIAERQRAEAQPVLAGVGGSEEIPTKALTIDYDFDVVSNPEFLREGSAVFDTFNPDRIVVGSNNSDRPIKLMQELYTPIVERQFAEDKSAPPVPVLVTDLSSAEMIKYAANAFLATKISFVNEVANICDRVGADVMQVAKGIGLDSRIGGKFLQAGLGWGGSCFPKDVSALIHTADDYGYETQLLKAAVSVNERQRLIVVEKLQQALKILKGKTIGLLGLTFKPDTDDLRDAPALNVIENLTRLGAKVKAYDPIISQSGMRDGISDVIVETDAERLADGCDALVLVTEWSQFLTLDYIKMAKLMNAPILIDGRNFLNQPVLEEAGFRYIGIGR